A genomic stretch from Vulpes lagopus strain Blue_001 chromosome 11, ASM1834538v1, whole genome shotgun sequence includes:
- the LOC121472337 gene encoding olfactory receptor 4S1-like: MGTKNNVTEFVLFGLFQSREMQLVCFVVFSLFHVLTVLGNLLVIIIINASKTLNAPMYFFLSHLSFADMCYPSATTPKMIANSFMERKTISFNGCMTQLFSAHFFGCTEIFLLTAMAYDRYVAICRPLHYTAIMDRWKCGLLAGACWVGGFLHSILQTLPTVQLPFCGPNEIDNFFCDVHPLLKLACADTYVVGLIVMVNSSMITLVSFIILIISYVVILLNLRNQSSEGWRKALSTCGSHIITVLLVLLPLMFMYTRPSSTLAADKLVILFNIVMPPFLNPLIYTLRNNEVKNAMRKLFRVEGSKGEK; encoded by the coding sequence ATGGGAACCAAGAACAACGTGACTGAATTTGTGTTGTTCGGCCTTTTCCAGAGCAGGGAGATGCAGCTTGTGTGCTTTGTGGTCTTCTCCCTCTTTCACGTGCTCACTGTCCTGGGGAACCTTctggtcatcatcatcatcaatgcCAGCAAGACCCTGAATGCTCCCATGTATTTCTTCCTCAGCCACCTGTCTTTTGCGGACATGTGCTATCCATCTGCTACCACACCCAAGATGATTGCTAACAGTTTCATGGAGCGAAAGACCATCTCCTTCAATGGCTGCATGACCCAGCTCTTTTCTGCCCACTTCTTTGGTTGCACTGAGATCTTTCTCCTCACAGctatggcctatgaccgctatgtggccatctgtagGCCCCTGCACTACACGGCTATCATGGATCGGTGGAAGTGTGGTCTGCTGGCAGGGGCGTGCTGGGTGGGTGGCTTCCTGCATTCCATCCTACAGACCCTCCCCACAGTCCAGCTGCCCTTTTGTGGGCCTAATGAGATTGACAACTTCTTCTGTGATGTTCATCCCTTGCTGAAGCTGGCCTGTGCAGACACTTATGTGGTGGGGCTCATTGTGATGGTCAACAGTAGTATGATCACTTTGGTGTCCTTTATCATCCTTATCATCTCCTACGTGGTCATCTTACTGAACCTGAGAAACCAGTCATCTGAGGGCTGGCGCAAGGCTCTCTCTACATGTGGCTCACACATCATCACTGTTCTTTTGGTCCTTCTGCCCCTCATGTTCATGTATACTCGTCCCTCCAGCACCCTGGCTGCTGACAAACTTGTCATCCTCTTTAACATTGTCATGCCACCTTTTCTGAACCCTCTGATCTACACTTTGAGGAACAATGAAGTGAAAAATGCAATGAGGAAACTGTTTAGAGTAGAGGGGAGCAAGGGGGAGAAGTGA